Proteins encoded together in one Nitrospirota bacterium window:
- a CDS encoding transglycosylase SLT domain-containing protein, whose protein sequence is MLTLGPRYTILSIALFIGMGFSFCTPTMVVQAATYSESPAVVPPTPVDENVAAEDDPDANLVPLDTEGPTTDAIGDLTTPTSSVPRAEDLLELNPAENAPATARFSDAFNPPAELAQTPNSSKSGTNQAESAIYNVPIVMDPSVQAHIHYFNTSIRGRFEQWLIRLSRYRPLVDTIFTEFQLPSDLVYLSLVESGFNPYAYSRAKATGPWQFMKGTGKTYGLRIDNYVDERRDPIKSTVAAARYLRDLYDLFGTWPLAMAAYNAGEGKVMRALHKSKAESFSEISKTRLIRRETKEYVPRFMAATIIARNPDRYGFSQESAEPHQFDEAIITRPVHFRTISNATGIPYEELRLLNPELRRDATPPGDETYHLKVPVGTKAKVEQVLDRIPTYKFPPLPAKAQFATAEPSRWYKVRTGDTLGKVSKRFRVPLNTLKTKNSLSSPTIRPGDFLVISR, encoded by the coding sequence ATGCTGACTCTCGGGCCAAGATACACCATCCTCTCAATAGCTCTCTTCATCGGGATGGGGTTCAGCTTCTGCACACCTACTATGGTGGTGCAGGCTGCAACTTATTCCGAATCCCCTGCCGTTGTCCCGCCTACGCCCGTGGACGAAAACGTAGCGGCTGAAGACGACCCCGACGCAAATCTGGTCCCGCTGGATACCGAAGGCCCGACTACAGATGCCATCGGTGATCTCACAACTCCAACTAGTAGCGTTCCGAGAGCTGAAGACCTCTTAGAGCTGAACCCAGCAGAAAATGCACCGGCTACGGCTCGGTTTTCGGACGCCTTCAATCCTCCGGCTGAACTGGCCCAAACCCCAAACTCCTCTAAGAGCGGCACAAATCAGGCGGAATCTGCGATTTATAATGTTCCGATTGTGATGGATCCGTCGGTCCAGGCCCATATTCACTACTTCAATACATCCATCCGTGGTCGCTTTGAGCAATGGCTCATCCGGCTTAGTCGTTACCGCCCACTTGTCGATACAATCTTCACGGAATTTCAACTCCCCAGTGATCTGGTCTATCTTTCGCTGGTAGAAAGCGGTTTCAACCCCTACGCATATTCACGCGCGAAAGCGACCGGCCCCTGGCAGTTCATGAAGGGTACGGGCAAGACCTATGGGCTCCGCATAGACAACTATGTCGATGAACGTCGGGACCCCATCAAGTCCACGGTCGCTGCGGCACGCTACCTCCGCGATCTCTACGACCTCTTCGGGACCTGGCCGCTTGCAATGGCCGCCTACAATGCGGGAGAGGGCAAGGTGATGCGAGCCCTCCACAAATCCAAGGCCGAAAGCTTTTCCGAGATTTCCAAGACACGATTGATCCGGCGCGAGACGAAGGAGTACGTGCCGCGATTTATGGCCGCCACGATTATCGCAAGGAACCCTGATCGATACGGCTTCTCTCAGGAATCTGCCGAGCCGCATCAGTTTGATGAAGCGATCATCACAAGGCCTGTCCATTTTCGCACGATCTCCAACGCCACCGGCATTCCTTATGAAGAACTCCGGCTCTTGAATCCCGAGTTGCGGAGAGACGCGACACCCCCTGGTGATGAGACCTATCACTTGAAGGTTCCGGTAGGAACGAAAGCAAAAGTGGAACAGGTGCTTGACCGGATCCCGACCTATAAATTTCCGCCTCTACCGGCCAAGGCTCAGTTTGCAACCGCCGAGCCCTCTCGCTGGT
- a CDS encoding alanine--glyoxylate aminotransferase family protein, giving the protein MLKQYLLAPGPTPVPPEVLLAMARPMFHHRAPEFDKVFADVRDGLKWLFQTKSNVLMLAASGTGGMEGSVSNFLSPGDKALTINGGKFGERWTKLCKTFGAEVTEIKVEWGRAVNPQAVADALKKDPGIKAVYVQASETSTGVAHDVKALAEIVRHYSDTILVVDAITALGVFDIKTDEWGVDVVVTGSQKALMLPPGLAFVSVSDKAWKLAEKVKNTAFYFNFKKEQENQLKNQTAYTPGVSLIVGLQEVLKMMKAEGLAGLFGRQAILAKAMREGIQGAGLALFPKESPSDALTAISAPEGVDGQAIYKNLRVQYGITAAGGQDHLKGKIFRLSHMGYMDRFDIIMAVAAVEMVLKGLGHPVKLGSGVAKAQEILMA; this is encoded by the coding sequence ATGTTGAAGCAGTACTTGCTGGCCCCCGGCCCGACACCTGTACCACCAGAGGTTCTGTTGGCCATGGCGCGGCCCATGTTCCACCATCGTGCCCCTGAATTCGACAAGGTCTTTGCAGATGTCCGTGACGGACTTAAATGGCTGTTCCAAACAAAAAGCAACGTACTCATGCTGGCGGCTTCCGGTACCGGAGGCATGGAAGGTTCAGTGTCTAATTTTCTTTCTCCCGGTGACAAGGCTCTCACGATCAATGGGGGAAAATTCGGCGAACGATGGACAAAGCTCTGCAAGACGTTCGGGGCCGAGGTGACTGAAATCAAGGTGGAATGGGGGCGAGCCGTCAATCCTCAAGCGGTGGCCGATGCGTTGAAAAAAGATCCAGGGATCAAAGCGGTGTATGTGCAAGCGAGTGAAACGTCTACCGGTGTGGCGCATGACGTCAAGGCTCTTGCGGAGATCGTGAGACACTATAGCGATACCATACTTGTAGTGGATGCGATCACCGCCCTCGGAGTGTTCGACATCAAGACTGATGAGTGGGGGGTCGATGTCGTGGTCACCGGGTCGCAGAAGGCGCTGATGCTTCCGCCTGGCCTGGCATTTGTGAGCGTGAGCGATAAGGCCTGGAAATTGGCAGAAAAGGTAAAGAACACGGCCTTCTATTTCAATTTCAAGAAAGAACAGGAGAATCAGCTGAAGAATCAGACAGCCTATACACCGGGCGTGTCTCTCATCGTCGGTTTGCAGGAAGTCCTGAAGATGATGAAGGCGGAGGGGCTTGCGGGGCTCTTCGGTCGCCAGGCCATACTTGCGAAGGCGATGCGCGAAGGGATACAGGGCGCCGGTTTGGCGTTGTTTCCCAAAGAGTCGCCCAGCGATGCCCTCACGGCTATTTCAGCGCCGGAAGGGGTTGACGGCCAGGCCATCTATAAAAACTTGCGCGTTCAGTACGGTATTACCGCGGCCGGTGGGCAAGACCATTTGAAGGGTAAAATTTTCCGGCTTTCTCACATGGGCTACATGGACCGGTTCGATATCATCATGGCGGTTGCAGCTGTCGAAATGGTGCTCAAAGGGTTGGGCCATCCTGTGAAACTTGGCAGCGGTGTCGCGAAGGCGCAGGAAATTCTAATGGCCTAG
- a CDS encoding phosphoglycerate dehydrogenase, which yields MKILISDSLSKQGVELLEKAGFTVVVKSKMPKDELFREIKDADGLIVRSGTKVTEELIAVAEKLKVVGRAGSGLDNVDTPAATRRGIVVMNTPGGNTVTTAEHTMSMICAMSRRIPQATASVKAGKWEKDKFMGVELYNKVLGIVGVGQIGSHLTKLAQGIGMSVIAYDPYLAEERAEKMGVNMMPLAELFTRADIISVHTPLTPETKGLINAQMISTMKPGVMIVNCARGGIIHEGDLFEALKVKRVAAAAFDVFEEEPVKADHPLLTLDNFICTPHIGAQTTEAQENVAIGIAEQIVDYFTKGIARGAVNIPSVSPELLPRLQPYLSLAEQLGKMQTQLCEGGIERVTVEYSGEVASLSIAPLTIAVLKGLLTPVMESPVNYVNAPIVAKERGIEVKEVKSSDAGDFTSLIRVQVEAGKKSHQVAGTLYHKKDPRVVQIDQFKVEVVPEGHMLLILNIDRPGVIGMVGKVLGDSQINIVRMQCALEKRGGNALLIIGSDAIFPEAVLEAIKSSRDILSVKVAVLS from the coding sequence ATGAAAATTCTCATCAGCGATAGTTTGTCAAAGCAGGGCGTGGAACTGTTGGAGAAGGCTGGATTCACCGTGGTTGTGAAATCCAAGATGCCGAAGGACGAGCTGTTCAGGGAAATCAAGGACGCAGATGGACTGATCGTACGGTCCGGCACCAAGGTGACGGAAGAACTGATTGCGGTGGCCGAGAAGTTGAAAGTCGTCGGGCGAGCCGGGTCAGGGCTGGATAATGTCGATACTCCTGCGGCTACCCGTCGGGGCATCGTGGTCATGAATACGCCGGGCGGAAATACGGTCACGACAGCTGAACACACGATGTCGATGATCTGTGCGATGAGCCGAAGGATCCCCCAGGCGACGGCCTCGGTCAAGGCAGGCAAGTGGGAAAAAGACAAGTTCATGGGAGTTGAACTCTATAATAAGGTGCTTGGTATTGTCGGTGTAGGGCAGATCGGCAGCCATCTGACGAAGCTAGCACAGGGAATCGGCATGAGCGTGATCGCCTACGATCCCTATTTGGCCGAAGAGCGCGCAGAGAAGATGGGCGTCAATATGATGCCGTTGGCTGAACTCTTCACGCGCGCCGATATCATCTCTGTCCACACGCCCTTGACGCCTGAGACCAAGGGCCTGATCAATGCGCAAATGATCTCGACGATGAAGCCGGGTGTCATGATTGTAAATTGTGCCCGCGGGGGAATTATTCACGAGGGAGATCTGTTTGAAGCGTTGAAGGTCAAGCGCGTGGCCGCCGCCGCATTCGACGTGTTTGAAGAAGAGCCAGTAAAGGCGGACCATCCGTTGTTGACCTTGGACAACTTTATTTGTACGCCGCACATTGGAGCTCAGACGACTGAGGCGCAAGAGAATGTGGCCATCGGGATTGCGGAGCAGATCGTCGACTATTTCACGAAAGGTATTGCCAGGGGAGCGGTCAATATTCCGTCTGTCTCTCCGGAGCTATTGCCGAGGCTTCAGCCCTATCTGTCATTAGCCGAGCAGCTTGGGAAGATGCAAACTCAGTTGTGCGAAGGCGGGATTGAACGAGTGACCGTAGAGTACAGCGGAGAGGTGGCAAGTTTGTCAATCGCGCCACTCACAATCGCCGTACTGAAGGGATTGCTGACACCGGTGATGGAATCGCCTGTGAACTATGTGAATGCGCCGATTGTTGCGAAAGAACGTGGTATTGAAGTGAAGGAAGTAAAGAGTTCCGATGCGGGAGATTTTACCAGCTTAATCCGTGTACAAGTGGAGGCTGGGAAGAAGTCGCACCAGGTGGCCGGCACGCTGTATCACAAGAAAGACCCGCGCGTTGTCCAGATCGATCAGTTCAAAGTTGAGGTTGTGCCGGAAGGACACATGCTCCTGATTCTAAACATTGATCGCCCGGGTGTGATCGGGATGGTGGGGAAGGTACTCGGCGACAGCCAGATCAACATCGTCCGGATGCAATGCGCGCTCGAGAAGCGGGGAGGGAACGCGTTGCTCATCATTGGATCCGATGCGATCTTTCCTGAGGCGGTGCTTGAGGCGATCAAATCCAGCAGGGATATTCTTTCAGTCAAAGTCGCGGTTCTGTCTTAA
- the hisZ gene encoding ATP phosphoribosyltransferase regulatory subunit, whose protein sequence is MVSAPPKPRIPSGQAASSRERSLVPVGMATILPHAAKQVRRLEEDLLSHINCWGYDEIILPTFEYLDVLAPGLEPELIEQCYQFVDRTTGRTLLLRPDATAQIARTVAMGLTGTMLPLRLSYRTSVFRYEREHAGRGREIFQVGAELIGLDDVTSDSEVIGLMIECLQRIGLQSFKVSLGHVGFIKGLLLRSGLSALGQKLAEQAAARKDLPRLEEVLASERISKAAARAIREAPELYGQEEVLSRGLVLAAGDLSLAAPLERLGQVYRLLCAAGHRDSLLLDLGEFRGFDYYDGIVFDVFAAGVGAELGGGGRYDHLIGRFGRPLPSTGFGLDVDRLFRTVEFLDERSVSARVDYLVAAPARATRLLAESAVQLRRTGSRVVQQIVKGNDAALIAAAVAAGSAQQAAAVVVVGAPGIDHDDVLVVESLPVHMPGRRRGKMGFPAKKMAFADLVAVARRSHRQAKEQS, encoded by the coding sequence ATGGTCTCCGCTCCTCCGAAGCCACGCATTCCTTCGGGACAGGCCGCATCGTCTCGCGAGCGCTCGCTTGTCCCTGTAGGCATGGCGACGATTCTTCCTCATGCGGCGAAGCAGGTCCGCCGCCTTGAAGAAGACTTGCTCTCTCATATCAACTGTTGGGGCTACGACGAGATTATTCTTCCCACGTTTGAATACCTCGATGTGTTAGCTCCAGGGCTTGAGCCGGAACTAATCGAGCAGTGCTATCAATTCGTCGATCGTACGACGGGCCGCACGTTGCTTCTCCGTCCGGATGCCACGGCGCAAATCGCCAGAACGGTTGCGATGGGGCTTACGGGGACGATGTTGCCGTTGCGGCTCTCGTATCGAACGTCTGTTTTCCGCTACGAACGAGAACACGCCGGGCGCGGCAGGGAAATTTTTCAGGTCGGAGCCGAGCTTATCGGCCTCGACGACGTGACGAGTGACAGTGAAGTGATCGGTCTGATGATCGAATGTCTCCAGAGAATTGGTCTCCAGTCCTTTAAAGTGTCGCTGGGGCATGTGGGATTTATTAAGGGGCTTCTGCTGCGATCGGGATTGTCGGCGCTAGGGCAGAAATTGGCTGAGCAGGCGGCGGCACGGAAAGACCTCCCGAGGCTAGAAGAGGTTCTTGCGAGCGAGCGTATCTCTAAGGCCGCAGCACGGGCCATCCGGGAAGCGCCTGAACTGTATGGTCAAGAGGAAGTCTTGTCACGCGGTCTGGTCCTCGCGGCCGGCGATCTGTCATTAGCCGCTCCGCTCGAACGGCTGGGTCAGGTGTATCGTTTGCTTTGTGCGGCAGGGCATCGGGATTCATTGCTTCTGGATCTCGGAGAATTCCGCGGGTTCGATTATTATGATGGAATTGTCTTTGATGTGTTTGCCGCAGGGGTTGGAGCGGAGTTGGGCGGCGGAGGACGATACGATCATCTGATCGGTCGATTTGGGCGGCCACTGCCCTCAACCGGGTTTGGCTTAGATGTCGACCGGCTTTTCCGCACCGTGGAGTTTCTTGATGAGCGATCAGTCTCGGCGAGAGTGGATTATCTTGTCGCGGCGCCGGCTCGGGCTACCCGGTTGTTGGCGGAGTCCGCAGTGCAGTTGCGTCGGACTGGATCACGAGTGGTGCAGCAGATTGTGAAAGGGAACGACGCGGCCCTTATTGCTGCCGCTGTGGCGGCAGGGTCAGCCCAGCAGGCAGCAGCCGTTGTCGTGGTCGGTGCACCAGGGATAGACCATGATGACGTACTGGTAGTCGAATCCCTCCCTGTCCACATGCCTGGCCGTCGCAGAGGGAAGATGGGCTTTCCTGCGAAGAAGATGGCGTTTGCGGATCTGGTGGCCGTGGCTCGTCGGTCTCATCGGCAGGCAAAGGAACAGTCATGA
- the dnaB gene encoding replicative DNA helicase, with product MSAADLSQPKLPPQNLEAEQSVLGAVLLDNSAMAKAMELLVEENFYRTSHRKIYRAMLELSEVGEVIDQITLTERLKAQGEIEAIGGAAYLAELVQSVASSANIRYHCKIVRDKALLRELIHSSTEVLTRGYEGTSSVDDLLDFAERSVFSIVQGKLDRSFTPLNSIIKESLDLVDKLSKRKEHITGVPTGFYDLDDITAGLQPSDLVVIAGRPSMGKTSLALGMAVHAAIHAGSVVGIFSLEMSKPQIVLRMLSSEARVDSHGLRTGKLQKEDWWRLAEAAGRLEQAPIYIDDTGGITVQQMRGKARRLKAERGLDLLIVDYLQLMQGRSDSESRQQEISDISRSLKALAKELNVPVVALSQLSRAVEARKPPVPMLADLRESGAIEQDADVVMFIYREEVYDQNSERKGIADILVSKHRNGPIGKRELFFHDRFAKFESLDKHEVV from the coding sequence ATGTCGGCCGCCGATCTATCCCAGCCCAAATTACCCCCTCAGAATCTGGAGGCCGAGCAATCGGTCCTTGGCGCAGTGCTTCTTGACAATAGCGCGATGGCAAAGGCGATGGAATTGCTGGTCGAGGAGAACTTCTACCGCACGTCGCATCGGAAAATTTATCGTGCGATGCTGGAGTTGTCGGAGGTCGGAGAAGTCATCGATCAGATCACATTGACGGAACGGCTGAAGGCGCAGGGTGAAATCGAGGCGATCGGGGGAGCAGCCTATCTGGCGGAACTCGTGCAGAGCGTGGCCAGCTCCGCCAATATTCGTTACCACTGCAAGATCGTGCGGGACAAGGCATTGCTGCGGGAGCTCATCCATTCTTCCACAGAGGTTCTCACGCGCGGGTACGAAGGCACCTCTTCAGTTGACGACCTGCTCGATTTCGCAGAACGGTCGGTATTCAGCATCGTCCAAGGCAAACTGGATCGGTCGTTCACTCCCCTTAACTCCATCATTAAAGAAAGCCTCGATCTCGTCGATAAACTGTCGAAGCGAAAAGAACATATCACTGGTGTGCCCACCGGCTTTTATGATCTCGACGATATCACCGCCGGGCTCCAGCCTTCCGATCTCGTGGTGATCGCGGGGCGGCCCAGCATGGGGAAGACGAGCCTGGCGTTGGGGATGGCTGTACATGCCGCCATCCACGCAGGCAGCGTGGTCGGAATTTTTAGTCTGGAAATGTCGAAGCCGCAGATTGTCCTCCGTATGCTGAGTTCGGAAGCACGGGTCGATTCACACGGCCTTCGGACAGGCAAGCTTCAGAAAGAGGACTGGTGGCGTCTTGCGGAAGCGGCAGGCCGACTGGAACAAGCGCCGATCTATATCGATGATACAGGAGGCATCACCGTACAGCAAATGCGGGGTAAGGCGCGCCGGCTGAAAGCCGAGCGTGGGTTGGATCTTTTGATCGTCGACTATCTCCAGCTGATGCAGGGACGGAGCGATTCGGAGTCCCGCCAGCAAGAAATCTCTGATATTTCACGCTCGCTAAAAGCCCTGGCCAAGGAGCTTAACGTGCCGGTCGTCGCGTTGTCGCAGCTCAGTCGTGCGGTAGAGGCCAGGAAGCCACCGGTTCCGATGCTGGCTGACCTCCGCGAGAGCGGCGCGATCGAGCAAGATGCAGATGTCGTTATGTTCATATACCGCGAAGAGGTGTATGACCAAAACTCAGAACGGAAAGGCATTGCCGATATTCTCGTGAGCAAACACCGCAACGGGCCTATTGGGAAGAGGGAACTCTTTTTCCACGACCGTTTCGCGAAGTTCGAAAGCCTCGACAAACACGAAGTCGTTTGA
- a CDS encoding tetratricopeptide repeat protein, with the protein MFTTGVIPSRTVRRQGFTSLWLLISLMMVACAAAPQTPEKRALADTPKAASSVHPPDADASYHFMLGYQAELAQDMDRAIREYQSALKADPASQTVKARLASLYFSLGDMPNALLYADQVAEGGSQDGQLLTQMAGILASAGQGERAVKLLDRAIAADPTSGDPYFTKGLLLLNLKRQPEAEQSIRTGLAKSPDSAVGHYHLGRLLLDAGKGEEAAASFERSIAANASFEPAYHALASIYESRQSQDRAIAVLRKYLQTVNPRNRAIQHQLVRVYMAAKDYQGARKELNDLLAEDPSDLDAQLRLALLYGEEKEYAKAIDQLTQVLKARPTELKIRDYLGFLYEESKDTKKAIETYTFNIQLEPSYFEGQLHLGLLYYRLKQYPEAITHLTQARKINPKQPETHIVLGLIYLQKEQFDDAVKVLEEGISQNPKSADLYFNLGTVYDKLNRFDDVEHVMETAINLDPHHADALNYLGYSYAERGVKIDQALSLTKRAVSLKPSNGYYIDSLAWALFKSGSFTEALAEMKRAVALAGDDPVLYEHLGDIYAKQRNLTEAREAWLRALELDPSNNKLMDRFRELGMGDPAQEERIQQAKQRVSEKIQTQ; encoded by the coding sequence ATGTTCACAACAGGAGTCATTCCGAGTCGAACAGTGCGCCGCCAAGGTTTTACGTCGCTCTGGTTGCTGATCTCCCTGATGATGGTGGCCTGTGCTGCCGCGCCTCAGACGCCTGAGAAGCGTGCTCTTGCCGACACGCCGAAGGCTGCGTCCTCGGTTCATCCCCCCGATGCCGACGCTTCCTATCACTTCATGCTGGGGTACCAAGCTGAGCTTGCGCAGGACATGGATCGCGCGATTCGAGAATATCAGTCTGCGCTGAAGGCGGATCCGGCATCTCAAACTGTGAAGGCCCGGCTGGCAAGCCTCTATTTTTCCCTTGGCGATATGCCCAACGCGCTCCTCTATGCGGACCAAGTGGCAGAGGGAGGAAGCCAAGATGGTCAGCTGCTCACCCAGATGGCAGGTATTTTAGCCAGTGCGGGGCAAGGGGAGCGTGCGGTGAAACTGTTAGATCGCGCGATCGCTGCGGATCCAACGTCTGGGGATCCCTATTTTACGAAGGGCCTGTTGCTCCTGAATCTGAAGCGGCAGCCTGAAGCGGAGCAGTCTATTCGGACTGGTTTGGCGAAGTCTCCTGACTCTGCTGTGGGCCATTATCACTTGGGACGACTGCTCCTCGATGCGGGGAAAGGGGAAGAGGCCGCGGCGAGTTTTGAGCGGTCGATTGCGGCGAATGCTTCGTTTGAGCCGGCCTATCATGCGCTCGCTTCGATTTATGAATCTCGGCAATCACAGGATCGCGCGATCGCCGTATTACGGAAATACCTTCAGACTGTGAACCCTCGAAACCGCGCTATCCAGCACCAGTTGGTTCGTGTCTATATGGCGGCAAAGGACTATCAGGGTGCCAGGAAAGAATTGAATGATCTGTTGGCGGAAGACCCGTCTGACCTCGATGCGCAGCTTCGATTGGCGCTGCTATATGGTGAGGAGAAGGAATATGCCAAGGCCATTGATCAGCTGACCCAAGTTCTCAAGGCGCGCCCGACGGAGCTTAAAATCAGAGATTACCTTGGATTTCTCTACGAGGAGTCCAAGGACACGAAGAAGGCCATCGAGACCTACACATTTAACATTCAACTTGAACCCTCCTACTTCGAAGGGCAATTGCATCTCGGCCTGTTGTACTATCGATTGAAGCAATATCCGGAGGCCATCACCCACTTGACCCAGGCCCGTAAGATTAATCCAAAACAGCCTGAAACCCACATCGTGCTGGGGTTGATCTATCTGCAGAAGGAACAGTTCGACGACGCAGTAAAGGTCTTGGAGGAGGGCATCAGCCAGAATCCCAAGAGCGCCGATCTGTACTTCAATCTCGGGACAGTCTACGACAAGCTCAACCGATTCGATGACGTCGAGCATGTCATGGAAACCGCAATTAATCTGGACCCCCACCATGCCGATGCCCTCAACTATCTGGGATATAGCTACGCAGAGCGGGGGGTAAAAATCGACCAGGCGCTTTCCCTCACGAAGCGGGCCGTCTCGCTCAAACCGAGTAATGGGTATTATATCGATAGCCTCGCCTGGGCCCTGTTCAAATCCGGCTCGTTCACCGAGGCCTTGGCGGAGATGAAGCGCGCTGTTGCGCTCGCAGGGGATGACCCGGTGCTCTATGAACACCTCGGTGACATTTATGCCAAGCAACGAAACTTGACAGAGGCCCGCGAGGCCTGGCTCCGAGCATTGGAATTGGACCCTTCCAATAACAAGTTGATGGACCGATTTCGCGAGTTGGGGATGGGAGATCCGGCACAGGAAGAGCGTATCCAACAGGCCAAGCAGCGTGTATCCGAGAAGATACAAACTCAGTAA
- a CDS encoding ABC transporter ATP-binding protein: MTPDADLVVQTEQLSKIFRVGFWGKRVTAVDGIRLEVQPGEVFGFLGPNGAGKTTTLKMLMGLIYPTSGQAWLFGRELGDPQTKARLGFLPEAPYFYDYLTSREFLGFYGHLFGLWGAVLDKRVDELLELVGMTHAKDLQLRKFSKGMLQRVGVAQALINDPELVVLDEPMSGLDPIGRKEVRDLILRLKESGKTVLFSSHILHDAEVLCDRVAMILKGRLVACGKVTDLLHQGTHHQVELVVDSLTPEGLDHLRPLVDKVVMQGDRMLVVLKNQQQVAGALEIIRAAKASLVSLNPQKGSLEDLFIREVAGHQSPSEDRA; encoded by the coding sequence ATGACGCCTGACGCTGATCTTGTGGTCCAGACTGAACAACTGTCTAAGATCTTTCGCGTGGGGTTCTGGGGCAAGCGAGTGACCGCTGTAGATGGCATTAGACTCGAAGTCCAGCCTGGGGAAGTGTTCGGTTTTCTTGGCCCGAACGGCGCGGGGAAAACCACCACCCTCAAGATGTTGATGGGGCTCATCTATCCAACAAGCGGACAGGCCTGGTTGTTCGGCCGGGAGTTGGGCGACCCACAGACCAAGGCCAGGCTGGGCTTTCTTCCCGAGGCTCCCTACTTTTATGACTACCTCACGAGTCGGGAGTTTCTTGGGTTCTATGGGCATTTGTTCGGACTCTGGGGAGCTGTTCTTGATAAGCGAGTCGACGAACTCTTGGAGCTGGTCGGTATGACCCATGCGAAGGATCTTCAGCTCAGGAAATTCTCAAAAGGCATGTTGCAGCGGGTGGGGGTTGCCCAAGCCTTGATCAATGATCCGGAGTTGGTGGTGCTGGATGAACCCATGTCCGGATTGGACCCCATCGGGCGGAAAGAAGTTCGCGATCTGATCTTGCGACTCAAAGAGTCAGGGAAGACGGTCCTGTTCAGCTCCCATATCCTGCACGATGCCGAAGTGTTATGTGATCGAGTCGCGATGATCCTGAAGGGCCGGCTCGTGGCCTGCGGCAAGGTGACCGATCTGCTGCATCAAGGGACGCATCACCAAGTGGAACTCGTCGTGGACAGTCTGACCCCAGAAGGGTTGGACCACTTACGTCCGCTTGTCGACAAGGTGGTGATGCAAGGGGATCGGATGCTGGTGGTGCTGAAGAACCAACAACAAGTGGCAGGAGCGCTGGAGATTATCCGCGCGGCAAAGGCTTCTCTGGTGTCGCTCAATCCTCAGAAGGGGTCGTTGGAGGATCTATTCATCCGGGAGGTTGCAGGGCATCAGAGTCCGTCGGAGGACCGCGCATGA
- a CDS encoding ABC transporter permease, whose translation MKVLSIALNTFRENLRDKLLYNLLVFALLMIGSSVVLSRLTLGEFHRLILDIGLGSINFFGVLIAIFVGIGLVSKEIEKKTIYTIVSKPVARYQFLLGKYLGLSITLFVNTVVMALGLLVVLYAQGVPVEGMLFKALALIFIEFMVITAVALLFSTFTSATLSAIFTLALYVIGHLTADLKVFGAKMDDLTRGILDGIYYLLPNLERFNLKGHVVHHLDVGGSDLLLIVAYGATYTAVLLFTASLIFHRRDFR comes from the coding sequence ATGAAAGTCTTGTCGATCGCTCTGAATACCTTTCGGGAAAATTTACGAGACAAGTTGCTCTACAACCTGCTTGTGTTTGCCTTGCTCATGATCGGCAGTTCCGTGGTCTTGTCACGGTTGACTCTGGGGGAGTTCCACCGTCTCATACTGGATATCGGACTCGGGAGCATCAATTTTTTCGGGGTCTTGATCGCCATTTTTGTCGGGATCGGACTGGTGAGTAAGGAGATCGAGAAGAAAACCATCTATACGATTGTGTCGAAGCCGGTGGCCCGTTACCAATTTCTGCTCGGAAAGTACCTGGGCCTCTCAATTACCTTGTTCGTCAACACGGTGGTGATGGCACTGGGGCTGTTGGTGGTGCTCTACGCCCAAGGAGTTCCCGTTGAGGGGATGCTCTTTAAGGCACTGGCGCTTATTTTCATTGAGTTCATGGTCATTACTGCGGTGGCGTTACTGTTTTCGACCTTTACCAGTGCCACCCTGAGTGCCATCTTTACCCTGGCCCTGTATGTGATTGGGCATCTTACCGCGGATCTGAAAGTGTTCGGGGCAAAAATGGATGATCTCACCAGGGGAATCTTGGACGGAATTTACTATCTCTTGCCCAACCTCGAGCGGTTCAACTTGAAGGGTCATGTCGTGCACCACCTCGACGTCGGCGGTTCGGACCTATTGCTGATTGTCGCCTACGGAGCGACCTACACAGCGGTTCTGCTCTTTACAGCCAGCCTGATCTTTCATCGACGAGATTTCCGCTAG